A window of Streptomyces profundus genomic DNA:
CCATGAGGTACAGCGGTAGGGCCAACGCGGTGGTGGGCACCAGGACGCCCGCCAGGGTGACGGCGAACAGGGCGCGGCGTCCGGGGAAGTCGAGCTTGGCGATGGCGTAGCCGCAGGCCGCGCAGATCAGCGCGCCCAGCACGGCGCCGACGCCGGCGTAGAGGAGGGAGTTGCGGATCCAGTGGAGGAAGACGCCGTCCTCCTCGGCGAAGAGGTCGCGGAGGTTGCCGACCAGGTTCCAGTCGCCGAGTTCGAAGGCGCTGGTGGTGGAGAAGTCGCCGACGTTCTTGGTGGACGAGGTGAGCAGCCAGATCAGGGGCAGCACGCTGTAGAGGGCGGCGATGGCCAGCAGGGCGTGCACGGCGCCTTTGGACGTCCAACGGGACGTCCGCCGCGAGGGGTTCATCGGGACCTCCGGGTGGACAGGCGCATCACCAGCGCCGAGAGCAGGGCGCAGGCGACGGCGAGCAGCAGGGAGGCCGCCGCGGCCCGGCCGTAGTCGTTGCTGATGAACGCGGCCTCGTAGACATAGAGGCTGGGGGTCCAGGTGCTGGTGACGGAGGAGCTGAAGGAGCGCAACACCAGGGGCTCGGTGAAGAGTTGGAGCGAGCCGATGACGGTGAAGACCAGGGCGACGAAGACGGTGGGACGGATCATCGGCACCTTGACGGCCAGCGCGGTGCGGATCGGGCCCGCGCCGTCGACGGTGGACGCCTCCAGCACGTCACGGGGCACGGTGCGCAACGCGGTATAGAAAATGATCATGTTGTAGCCCAGCCACTGCCAGGTGGCCATGTTGACGATGGACGGCAGCACCCCGTCGCTGCCCAGCGGGTCGAAGGGCAGCAGGTCGTTGAGCGGGCCGATGCCGGGGCTGTAGAGGTAGGCCCAGATGAGGCCGGCGATCACGCCGGGCACGGCGTAGGGCAGGAAGACGGCGAGCGACCACAGCTGCCGCAGCCGCACGGTGGCCCCGTCGAGCAGCAGCGCCAGGACCAGGGCGCCGCCCAGCATCAGCGGCACGTGCAGCAGGGCGTAGCGGGCGACGTTGCCGACGCTGTCGCGGAAGTTCTCGTCGCCGAGGACGTCGGCGTAGTTGGCGAACCAGACGAAGACGTCGCTGGGCCCGTCGAAGCCGAGCCCGGAGAGGCGTTCGGTGAAGAGGCTCAGATAGAGGGCGTAGCCGATGGGCACGAGCACGGTGCCGGTGAGCAGCAGCGCGAAGGGGGCGGCGAGCAGCAGCGGGGCCAGCCGGGAGCGGCGGCTTCTTCGGCTGGTCGGCGGTGGGGTGGCGAGAGTCATCCGGCGCTCCCCTCCCGGACGGCCAGGCCGCGGTCGCGCATGGTGGACACGGCGGTGCGCTGCACGGAGTGGACGGCGTCGGGGAGGGTGGTGGCGCCGGACGAGACGCCGCCCAGGGCGTCGGCGACGGAGGAGAAGAGGCCCAGCGCGTTGGGGCCCCAGGTCCACTCGGGGACGCGGGCGTCGGCCTCGTCGAGCACGTCGTAGACCGGGTCGCCCAGGAAGTAGTCGTCCGGGGCGATCTGGCGGGCGACGTCCCGGTTGGGCAGGTAGGCGGGGAAGGGGGAGGTGAACGTGGCGCCGATCCGGGGGACCTCGGGGTCGGTGGAGAGCCAGCGCAGGAAGGTCAGCGCGGCCTCGGGGACGTCGCTCTCGGCGGATATCCCGAAGGCGGTCCCGCCCTGCATCCCGTTGGCCGGGGGGCCTTCGGGCCAGGTGGGCATGGTGGCGACGGCCCAGCGTCCGGCGTCGTCGGGTATGGACTTCCTGAGCGTGCCCACGCCCCAGGAGGCGCCCAGATAGCCCCAGAGCCGGCCCTGGTGGATGGAGGCGATCCAGTCCTGGGTGCCGGTGCCGCCCCCGCCGACGAGGTCGGCGTCGAGGAGGTCCTGCCAGTAGCCGGCGGTGCGCAGGGTGCCGGCGCCCGCGACGTCGACCACCCAGGTGTCGCCCTCGACGCGCCACCAGGGGTCGCCGGCGCCCCAGGCCATGCCGGCGAAGAACGAGCCGTCGTTGAGCGGGAAGGTGGTGAGCCTGGCGGCCGGTTCCGTCTGCCGCACCCGCTCGGCCACGGCGGCGAACTCGGGCCAGTCGCGCGGGACTTCGAGGCCGTGCTCGTCGAAGAGGTCCTTGCGGTAGTAGAGGGCCATGGGCGCCATGTCCATGGGCACGGCCCAGGTGCGGCCGTCGGGGCGCACCGCGCGCCAGGCCGCGGGCGAGTAGCCGTCGGACAGGTCGGCGACGTCCTCGGTGATCTCGCGCAGTCCGCCGGTGGCCAGGATCTGGATCAGGCCCTGGTACTCGACGTGCAGGATGTCGGGCGCGTTGTGCGCCTTGATGGCGTTGGTCTGCTGGGCGTAGCCGCCGGAGAGTCCGGCGGCGATCACGCTGAGCTCGACATGGACCTCGTCCTGGGCCGTGTTGAACGCGGCGACGTACTGGTCCATGCCCGTCATCCACGACCACAGGGTCACCCGGGTCGCCCCGGACGCGGTGGTCGAGGACGCGCAGCCGGCGAGCCCTGCGCCCCCGGCGGCGAACGCGGCGGCCCCGGCCGCCGAACGCAACATCGCACGACGGGACCACCCGGTGTGCGGAGCCATGAGTCCCTCCCTTCCCGATCGGTGTGCCGGCCCACCTCACCGTGTGGAATAGTGCCCGGTCAATCACCACGAAACGAAACAAGCAGAATCGATCAGAAACGAAAGTGGGGGTGGCCGGTGTTCCTACCGTCCGAACGTCAGGAACGCATCCTGGCCGCCGTTCGACAGCGCGGCACGGTGCGACTGAGCGCGCTGGTCGAGCAGTTGGACGTCTCGGCGGTCACCGTGCGGCGGGACGTCACCGCCCTCGCCGACCGGGGCCTGCTGCGCCGGGTGCACGGCGGCGTCACCCTCTCCCACCGCTCGGGCCGCGAGCCCGAACAGCAGCGCAGCACCTTCGGCGCGACGGCGGCCGGCATCCTGCTCGGGATGGTCGTCCCGTCCGCCGAGTACTACTGGCCCCAGGTCATCCAGGGGGCCCAGACCGCGGTCAACGCGGCCGACGGACGGCTGGTGATGCGGGTCTCCAGCTACGAACCCGGCGAGGACCGCCGGCAGATCACCGCCCTGCTGGAACGCGGCGTCCGCACCCTGCTGGTGGCCCCCGTGGTCACCGGCGCCTACGGCCTCGACCTGCTGCGCTGGCTCGCCGCCCGCCCCGTCCCCGTGGTCCTGGTGGAACGTCAACCCCCGCCGGAACTCCCGACGTTGGCGCTGGACGCCGCCACCACCTCGCATGCCATCGGCGCGGGGCTCGCCGTGCGCCACCTGGTGACGCTCGGCCACTCCCGCATCGCGCTGATCCTCTCCCGGCAGTCCCCCACCAGCCGGGCGCTGCGCCAGGGCTGGACGGAGACCATGACCGAGCTGGGCCTGCCGCACCCGCGGAGCCAGCAGTTCGAGGTCGCCATCTACGGCACCCCGGGATGGGCCACCGCCTATGACGCGGTGCTGCGCCACTGCCTGGAGATGGGCGCGACCGCGCTGCTGGTGCACTCCGACCGGGAGGCGATCGGCATGGTGGAGCGCGCCAGGGACCTGGGCATCGCGGTGCCGGGCGAACTGGCGGTCGTCTCCTACGACGACGAGGTCGCCGCCACCTCCGACCCGCCGCTGACCGCGGTCCGCCCGCAGAAACACCGACTCGGCCAGCTGGCCGCCGAGTTGGCGCTGGCCCGGGCCACCGAGGTCGGCCGGCGCCCGGTGCACCGGGTGCAGCTCTGGCCGACCCTTGAGGTCCGCGAGTCCTGCGGCGGCGAGCCGGACTGACCACCGCGAGCGGAGCGCGCCGGACGGCAACCCCTGACGCGCGGGCGACCACCAGAAGGGGAACGGACGGGCATCGGGCCCGTCCGCCCCTCCCGGGAACAGGAGCTGCCCGTGCGTCACCACCCCAGGCCCGGCGCGCCCCCACGACGTGGCGCCCTGGCGTCCGTCGGCGCCCTACTGCTCGTTCTGCTCACCGCCCTGCTCGGGCCATCGGCCGCCGCGCAGGGGCCAGGCCCGGCCGATCACCCGGACGACGCGTGGAACCCGCCGGCGGAGTACGCCGTCGGGCTCGACGAGGTCTGGCGACACATGGAGGACACCTACCCCGACCTGCTGGGCTTCCCCAACTACGGCTGGGACCACGTCATGGCCAACGGCGGGACGCTCCAGTACTGCGTCCGCTGGGAGTCCACCACACCGGTCGACGCCGCACTCCGCGATCAGATCCACACCGTGCTGGACGAGCAGGTCAACCGCTGGTTCGAGGCGATCGACGGGTTCGACGGCTTCCCCTACGACCGGGTGCCCGTCACCGTGGTGGGCTGGGCGGCGGCCGACCGGTCGACGCTCCAGTGGGACGACGACGCGGTGGACCTCTACATCGGGGACCTGGACGGCGCGGGCGCCCCGCGCTGCGCCCCCGAGTGCGACCGCTTCTTCCACCAGGACGGCGACTACTCGGACTGCCCGGGCGGCGAGGCCAGGCACTTCGACCAGTCGCTGTGGCTGACCGACGGCTTCGGCGGCGGAGCCGGCGGCGACTGGGGGCAGCGGATGGGCCGGGAGTACTTCGTCGGCGCCCTCGGGCAGGAGAACATCCATATCCTGCTCCACGAGATCGGGCACACCCTCGGCCTCGACGACTTCTACGACTGGACCCCGACCGGCGTCTCCAACTTCCTGATGAAGGCCGGCACGGCCAGTGAGATCACCGGGTTCGACGCCTGGATGGCCAGGGACTTCTGGCGCCATCTGAAGGGCCGTTACCAGATCTGACGCGGGTGCGCGGGGGGCCGTCCACGCCGGACGGCTCCCCCGTTCCCGCGCACTCCGCCGATGGGGCCGCCCCGGACACGCCATCCGGACAATCCCGTACCGGACGTGATGAGGTGGGCGGCGGCGTCGCGGACGCCACGGCGGGCCGCCCCCGGTGCGCGCGCCCGGCCGTCCGGCCCGAGGAGGAGCGGCGATGCGCCACACCCCGGTGAACCCGCCAGGCAGCCAGGCGACGGGGGGCAGTCCATGAGACGCCTGTCAGGACCGACCGACCATGTGGTGGTCGTGGGCGCCGGTCTCGCTGGCCTGGCCACCGCCCTCCATCTGCTGGGCGCGGGCCGACGGGTGACGGTGGTCGAACGGGAGGCCCTGCCCGGCGGCCAGGTGGGCCGCCGGGTCAGGGGCGGCTACCACCTCGACACCGGCCCCGCCGTGCTCACCCTGCCTGACCTGCTGGAGGAGCCGCTGGCCGCCGTGGGCGAGAAGCTCGGCGACCGGCTGGAACTGACGCCGCTGCACCCCGCCTACACGGCGCGCTTCGCCGACGGCGGCCATCTCGCAGTGCACACCGACCCCGAGGCGATGGAGGCCGAGGTGGAACGGTTCGCCGGCGCGCGGGACGCGGCCGGCTACCGTCGGCTGCGGGCCTGGCTGGAACGGCTCCACGCGGTGCGGATGAAGCGCTTTGTCGACAGCGATGTCGACACCCCGCTGGGCCCGCCCACCCCCGATCTCGCACGGCTGGCCGCCCTGGGCGGCCTCCGCTCCCTGGACAGCCGGGTGCGCCGCCTCCTCTCCGACGAACGGCTGCGGCGCGTCTTCACCTTCCGGTCGCTCTGCGCGGGAGTGCCACCGGACCGGGCGCTGAGCACCCGCGCGGTGATCGCCCCCATGGACACCGTGGCCGGGGTGTGGTTCCCGCGCGGGGGCGTGCACGCCCTGCCGCGCGCGCTGGCGGACGCCGCCGCCGACGCCGGCGCGCGCCTGCGGTACGGCGAGACCGTGATCGGTCTTGAACGTTCCGGGGCGCGGATCACCGCCGTGTTGACGGAACGGGACCGCGTCCGTTGCGACGCGGTGGTCCTCACCGCCGATCTGCCCGTCGCCTACCGGCTGTTGGGCTGGACCGCGCGCCGTCCGGCGTCCGAGCGGTACGCCCCCTCGGCCGTGGTCCTCCATCTGGGGGTCGACCGCGGCTGCCTCCCACTCGGCGAACTCGGCCATCACACCCTGTCGTTCGGCCTGGCCTGGGAGCGGACCCTCCATC
This region includes:
- a CDS encoding ABC transporter substrate-binding protein, which produces MAPHTGWSRRAMLRSAAGAAAFAAGGAGLAGCASSTTASGATRVTLWSWMTGMDQYVAAFNTAQDEVHVELSVIAAGLSGGYAQQTNAIKAHNAPDILHVEYQGLIQILATGGLREITEDVADLSDGYSPAAWRAVRPDGRTWAVPMDMAPMALYYRKDLFDEHGLEVPRDWPEFAAVAERVRQTEPAARLTTFPLNDGSFFAGMAWGAGDPWWRVEGDTWVVDVAGAGTLRTAGYWQDLLDADLVGGGGTGTQDWIASIHQGRLWGYLGASWGVGTLRKSIPDDAGRWAVATMPTWPEGPPANGMQGGTAFGISAESDVPEAALTFLRWLSTDPEVPRIGATFTSPFPAYLPNRDVARQIAPDDYFLGDPVYDVLDEADARVPEWTWGPNALGLFSSVADALGGVSSGATTLPDAVHSVQRTAVSTMRDRGLAVREGSAG
- a CDS encoding carbohydrate ABC transporter permease yields the protein MTLATPPPTSRRSRRSRLAPLLLAAPFALLLTGTVLVPIGYALYLSLFTERLSGLGFDGPSDVFVWFANYADVLGDENFRDSVGNVARYALLHVPLMLGGALVLALLLDGATVRLRQLWSLAVFLPYAVPGVIAGLIWAYLYSPGIGPLNDLLPFDPLGSDGVLPSIVNMATWQWLGYNMIIFYTALRTVPRDVLEASTVDGAGPIRTALAVKVPMIRPTVFVALVFTVIGSLQLFTEPLVLRSFSSSVTSTWTPSLYVYEAAFISNDYGRAAAASLLLAVACALLSALVMRLSTRRSR
- a CDS encoding substrate-binding domain-containing protein; this translates as MFLPSERQERILAAVRQRGTVRLSALVEQLDVSAVTVRRDVTALADRGLLRRVHGGVTLSHRSGREPEQQRSTFGATAAGILLGMVVPSAEYYWPQVIQGAQTAVNAADGRLVMRVSSYEPGEDRRQITALLERGVRTLLVAPVVTGAYGLDLLRWLAARPVPVVLVERQPPPELPTLALDAATTSHAIGAGLAVRHLVTLGHSRIALILSRQSPTSRALRQGWTETMTELGLPHPRSQQFEVAIYGTPGWATAYDAVLRHCLEMGATALLVHSDREAIGMVERARDLGIAVPGELAVVSYDDEVAATSDPPLTAVRPQKHRLGQLAAELALARATEVGRRPVHRVQLWPTLEVRESCGGEPD
- the crtI gene encoding phytoene desaturase family protein — translated: MRRLSGPTDHVVVVGAGLAGLATALHLLGAGRRVTVVEREALPGGQVGRRVRGGYHLDTGPAVLTLPDLLEEPLAAVGEKLGDRLELTPLHPAYTARFADGGHLAVHTDPEAMEAEVERFAGARDAAGYRRLRAWLERLHAVRMKRFVDSDVDTPLGPPTPDLARLAALGGLRSLDSRVRRLLSDERLRRVFTFRSLCAGVPPDRALSTRAVIAPMDTVAGVWFPRGGVHALPRALADAAADAGARLRYGETVIGLERSGARITAVLTERDRVRCDAVVLTADLPVAYRLLGWTARRPASERYAPSAVVLHLGVDRGCLPLGELGHHTLSFGLAWERTLHQLTAEGRPMTDPSLLITRPTASDPTLAPAGRELLSVLAPCPNTAIGPGPIEWRELGPRYRNGLVAALERRGLTGLGAAVEEECLVTPAHWSARGHRAGTPFPPVRARARTGPFRPRDLVPGTENAVLASCGTTPGAGVPTALLSGKLAAARVTGRAER